In a single window of the Leclercia sp. AS011 genome:
- the dppB gene encoding dipeptide ABC transporter permease DppB, producing MLQFILRRLGLVIPTFIGITLLTFAFVHMIPGDPVMIMAGERGISPERHAQLLAELGLDKPMWQQYLHYIWGVMHGDLGISLKSRLPVWEEFVPRFKATLELGVCAMIFAVSVGIPVGVLAAVKRGSIFDHTAVGLALTGYSMPIFWWGMMLIMLVSVQWNLTPVSGRVSDMVFLDDSNPLTGFMLIDTAIWGEEGNFIDALAHMILPAMVLGTIPLAVIVRMTRSSMLEVLGEDYIRTARAKGLTRMRVIIVHALRNAMLPVVTVIGLQVGTLLAGAILTETIFSWPGLGRWLIDALQRRDYPVVQGGVLLVATMIILVNLLVDLLYGVVNPRIRHKK from the coding sequence ATGTTGCAGTTCATCCTCCGACGTCTGGGACTTGTTATCCCCACGTTTATCGGTATCACCCTTCTCACCTTTGCCTTCGTCCATATGATCCCCGGTGACCCGGTAATGATTATGGCGGGCGAGCGTGGAATTTCTCCTGAACGTCATGCACAGCTGTTAGCCGAACTGGGGCTGGATAAGCCTATGTGGCAGCAGTATCTCCACTATATCTGGGGGGTCATGCATGGTGATTTAGGTATTTCGCTGAAAAGCCGCCTGCCGGTGTGGGAAGAGTTCGTACCACGATTTAAAGCAACGCTGGAGCTCGGTGTCTGCGCCATGATTTTTGCCGTCTCCGTGGGTATCCCGGTGGGCGTGCTGGCTGCGGTGAAACGTGGCTCTATCTTTGATCATACCGCCGTAGGCCTGGCGCTGACCGGCTACTCCATGCCTATCTTCTGGTGGGGCATGATGCTGATCATGCTGGTGTCGGTGCAGTGGAACCTGACGCCGGTGTCCGGACGCGTCAGCGATATGGTCTTCCTTGATGACTCCAACCCGCTGACCGGCTTTATGCTGATCGACACGGCCATCTGGGGCGAAGAGGGCAACTTTATCGATGCGCTGGCGCATATGATCCTGCCGGCCATGGTGCTCGGTACGATCCCGCTGGCGGTGATCGTGCGTATGACCCGTTCGTCGATGCTGGAAGTGCTGGGCGAGGATTACATCCGTACCGCTCGCGCCAAAGGTCTGACCCGTATGCGGGTGATCATCGTTCATGCCCTGCGTAACGCCATGCTGCCGGTCGTCACGGTTATCGGCCTGCAGGTGGGAACGTTGCTGGCCGGGGCGATCCTGACCGAAACCATCTTCTCCTGGCCGGGTCTCGGTCGCTGGCTGATTGACGCACTGCAACGCCGTGACTATCCGGTGGTGCAGGGCGGTGTACTGCTGGTGGCGACGATGATTATTCTCGTCAACCTGCTGGTCGATTTGCTGTACGGCGTGGTGAACCCGCGTATTCGTCATAAGAAGTAA
- the dppF gene encoding dipeptide ABC transporter ATP-binding subunit DppF, whose protein sequence is MSSQEATMQQPLLQAIDLKKHYPVKKGLFAPERLVKALDGVSFTLERGKTLAVVGESGCGKSTLGRLLTMIETPTGGELYYQGQDLLKHDPDAQKLRRQKIQIVFQNPYGSLNPRKKVGQILEEPLQINSTLSKEQRREKALAMMAKVGLKTEHYDRYPHMFSGGQRQRIAIARGLMLDPDVVIADEPVSALDVSVRAQVLNLMMDLQQDLGLSYVFISHDLSVVEHIADEVMVMYLGRCVEKGTKDQIFNNPRHPYTQALLSATPRLNPDDRRERIKLTGELPSPLNPPPGCAFNARCRRRFGPCTQLQPQLKDYGGQLVACFAVDQDENGEKPLA, encoded by the coding sequence ATGAGTTCGCAAGAGGCCACCATGCAACAGCCGCTGTTGCAGGCTATCGATCTGAAAAAACACTACCCGGTGAAGAAGGGGCTGTTTGCCCCGGAACGCCTGGTGAAAGCGCTGGATGGCGTCTCCTTTACTCTGGAGCGCGGCAAAACGCTGGCGGTGGTGGGGGAGTCCGGCTGTGGGAAATCCACTCTGGGCCGTCTGCTAACCATGATTGAAACCCCGACCGGGGGCGAGCTGTACTATCAGGGCCAGGATCTGCTCAAGCACGATCCTGATGCGCAGAAGCTGCGTCGCCAGAAAATCCAGATTGTGTTCCAGAACCCGTATGGTTCCCTGAACCCGCGTAAGAAAGTGGGGCAGATTCTGGAGGAGCCGCTGCAGATCAACTCCACATTGAGCAAAGAGCAGCGTCGCGAGAAAGCGCTGGCGATGATGGCGAAAGTGGGGCTTAAGACCGAGCATTACGATCGCTATCCGCACATGTTCTCCGGCGGTCAGCGTCAGCGTATCGCTATCGCCCGTGGTCTGATGCTCGACCCGGATGTGGTGATTGCCGATGAACCGGTCTCCGCGCTTGACGTGTCCGTCCGTGCGCAGGTGCTGAACCTGATGATGGATCTGCAGCAGGATCTAGGCCTGTCGTATGTCTTTATCTCTCACGACCTGTCGGTGGTGGAGCACATCGCGGATGAAGTGATGGTGATGTATCTGGGCCGCTGCGTAGAGAAGGGGACGAAAGATCAGATCTTTAATAACCCGCGCCATCCTTATACTCAGGCGCTGCTCTCCGCGACACCGCGTCTGAACCCGGACGATCGTCGGGAGCGCATCAAGCTGACCGGCGAGCTGCCAAGCCCGCTTAACCCGCCGCCGGGCTGTGCCTTTAACGCCCGCTGCCGCCGTCGCTTTGGGCCATGCACCCAGCTGCAACCGCAGTTAAAAGACTACGGCGGTCAACTGGTGGCCTGCTTCGCCGTCGATCAGGATGAAAACGGCGAAAAGCCTCTGGCGTAA
- the dppD gene encoding dipeptide ABC transporter ATP-binding protein has protein sequence MALLNVDKLSVHFGDVGSEFRAVDRISYSVNQGEVVGIVGESGSGKSVSSLAIMGLIDFPGRVMAESLAFNGQDLKRISEKERRNLVGAEVAMIFQDPMTSLNPCYTVGFQIMEAIKVHQGGNKQTRRQRAIDLLTQVGIPDPASRLDVYPHQLSGGMSQRVMIAMAIACRPKLLIADEPTTALDVTIQAQIIELLLELQQKENMALILITHDLALVAEAAHKIIVMYAGQVVETGNSHDIFRAPRHPYTQALLRALPEFAQDKARLASLPGVVPGKYDRPTGCLLNPRCPYATDKCRVDEPDLYTLSDGRQSKCHYPLDDAGRPTL, from the coding sequence ATGGCGTTATTAAATGTAGATAAATTATCGGTGCACTTCGGTGACGTGGGCTCCGAGTTTCGCGCCGTAGATAGGATCAGCTACAGCGTAAATCAGGGTGAAGTGGTCGGCATCGTCGGTGAGTCAGGTTCCGGTAAATCGGTAAGCTCGCTGGCGATTATGGGGCTGATTGATTTTCCTGGCCGCGTAATGGCGGAAAGCCTGGCGTTTAACGGCCAGGATCTGAAGCGTATCTCTGAAAAAGAGCGTCGCAACCTGGTGGGCGCCGAAGTGGCGATGATCTTCCAGGACCCGATGACCAGCCTTAATCCCTGCTACACCGTTGGTTTCCAGATTATGGAAGCCATTAAGGTGCATCAGGGTGGGAATAAACAAACCCGTCGTCAGCGGGCAATCGACCTCCTGACCCAGGTGGGTATTCCCGATCCGGCCTCGCGTCTGGATGTCTATCCGCACCAGCTCTCCGGTGGGATGAGCCAGCGCGTGATGATCGCCATGGCGATTGCCTGTCGTCCGAAGCTGCTGATTGCCGATGAACCCACGACCGCGCTCGACGTGACCATTCAGGCGCAGATCATCGAGCTGCTGCTGGAGCTGCAGCAGAAAGAGAACATGGCGCTGATCCTGATCACCCATGACCTGGCGTTAGTGGCCGAAGCGGCGCATAAAATCATCGTGATGTACGCCGGACAGGTCGTGGAAACCGGGAACTCGCACGATATCTTCCGCGCGCCGCGTCACCCTTATACTCAGGCGTTGCTGCGTGCGCTGCCGGAGTTCGCCCAGGACAAGGCGCGTCTGGCGTCGCTGCCGGGCGTAGTGCCGGGTAAATATGACCGCCCGACCGGCTGTCTGCTGAACCCGCGCTGCCCGTATGCCACGGATAAATGCCGCGTTGATGAGCCGGATCTCTATACCCTCAGCGACGGCCGTCAGTCTAAATGTCACTACCCACTCGATGACGCCGGGAGGCCTACACTATGA
- the dppC gene encoding dipeptide ABC transporter permease DppC: MSHVSENKVVAAPVPMTPLQEFWHYFKRNKGAVVGLVYVSIMILIAVFANVLAPYNPADQFRDMLLAPPAWQEGGTFAHLLGTDDVGRDVLSRLMYGARLSLLVGCLVVVLSLVLGVVLGLVAGYFGGLVDNTIMRIVDIMLALPSLLLALVLVAIFGPSIGNAALALTFVALPHYVRLTRAAVLVEVNRDYVTASRVAGAGAMRQMFVNILPNCLAPLIVQASLGFSNAILDMAALGFLGMGAQPPTPEWGTMLSDVLQFAQSAWWVVTFPGLAILLTVLAFNLMGDGLRDALDPKLKQ; the protein is encoded by the coding sequence ATGTCACACGTATCTGAAAATAAAGTGGTTGCTGCACCGGTTCCCATGACGCCGCTGCAGGAGTTCTGGCACTACTTCAAGCGCAATAAAGGCGCGGTTGTAGGGCTGGTGTATGTCTCCATCATGATCCTGATTGCGGTGTTCGCCAACGTGCTTGCCCCGTATAACCCGGCGGATCAGTTTCGCGACATGCTGCTGGCGCCGCCGGCCTGGCAGGAGGGGGGAACATTCGCTCACCTGTTAGGTACCGACGATGTCGGCCGCGATGTACTGTCCCGTCTGATGTACGGTGCGCGTCTGTCCCTGCTGGTGGGCTGCCTGGTGGTTGTGCTCTCGCTGGTTCTCGGCGTTGTTCTCGGCCTGGTGGCGGGTTACTTCGGCGGGCTGGTGGATAACACCATCATGCGTATCGTCGACATCATGCTGGCGCTGCCGAGCCTGCTGCTGGCGCTGGTGCTGGTGGCGATCTTCGGTCCGTCGATCGGCAATGCCGCTCTGGCGTTGACGTTCGTGGCGCTGCCTCACTACGTGCGATTAACCCGTGCGGCGGTGCTGGTGGAAGTGAACCGTGACTACGTTACCGCGTCTCGCGTGGCGGGTGCGGGTGCGATGCGTCAGATGTTCGTCAATATTCTCCCGAACTGTCTTGCGCCGCTGATTGTTCAGGCGTCGCTCGGTTTCTCTAACGCCATTCTCGATATGGCCGCTCTTGGCTTCCTTGGCATGGGTGCGCAGCCGCCAACACCGGAGTGGGGCACCATGCTCTCCGACGTGTTGCAGTTCGCGCAAAGCGCCTGGTGGGTTGTGACCTTCCCGGGTCTGGCGATCCTGCTGACGGTGCTGGCATTTAACCTGATGGGTGATGGTCTGCGTGATGCACTTGATCCCAAACTGAAGCAGTAA